A genomic window from Lepisosteus oculatus isolate fLepOcu1 chromosome 27, fLepOcu1.hap2, whole genome shotgun sequence includes:
- the lin37 gene encoding protein lin-37 homolog isoform X2: MLPMKIKTEKPDVEAVSARSRLEAVLQGLVEKSDSEREQNEEDSGKMGADSLSKDLSPSSAGKRPSSRLPQHRRKKRKEMDDGLAESSQHKPNTYIIKLFDRSVDLAQFTSSTPLYPICRAWMRNNPSVRERAGSPSPPPSLVEEEVADMLNGTGTNVYRLPPPTPCAVAAHREPISLRIPPIEKAPVSEVCATPPAPSALMFNHMEHWKRVRQKWKEASGRNQLRYSESIKVLKEMYER, from the exons atgctgcccatgaAGATCAAAACTGAgaagccag ATGTGGAGGCGGTCAGCGCCAGGAGCAGGCTGGAAGCGGTCCTGCAGGGCCTGGTGGAGAAGAGTGACAGCGAGAG GGAGCAGAACGAGGAGGACTCTGGGAAGATGGGAGCAGACTCGCTGAGCAA GGACCTGTCTCCGTCCTCCGCGGGGAAACG GCCCTCCTCGCGCCTCCCGCAGCACCGCCGCAAGAAGAGGAAGGAGATGGACGACGGGCTGGCGGAGAGCAGCCAGCACAAACCCA ACACCTACATCATCAAGCTGTTCGACCGCAGCGTGGACCTGGCCCAGTTCACCAGCAGCACCCCACTGTACCCCATCTGCCGCGCCTGGATGAGGAACAACCCCTCGGTCCGTGAGAGAGCGGGGTCCCCCAGCCCCCCACCCAGCCTGGTGGAGGAAGAG GTGGCGGACATGCTGAACGGAACCGGGACCAACGTGTACCGCCTGCCCCCGCCCACGCCCTGCGCCGTCGCCGCCCACAGAGAGCCCATCAGCCTGCGCATCCCGCCGATAGAGAAGGCCCCCGTCAGCGAG GTCTGTGCCACGCCCCCCGCGCCCTCGGCCCTGATGTTCAACCACATGGAGCACTGGAAGAGAGTCCGGCAGAA GTGGAAGGAAGCTTCCGGAAGGAACCAGCTCCGCTACAGCGAGAGCATCAAGGTCCTGAAGGAGATGTACGAGCGTTAG
- the lin37 gene encoding protein lin-37 homolog isoform X1: MLPMKIKTEKPDVEAVSARSRLEAVLQGLVEKSDSEREQNEEDSGKMGADSLSKDLSPSSAGKRPSSRLPQHRRKKRKEMDDGLAESSQHKPNTYIIKLFDRSVDLAQFTSSTPLYPICRAWMRNNPSVRERAGSPSPPPSLVEEEVADMLNGTGTNVYRLPPPTPCAVAAHREPISLRIPPIEKAPVSEVSPAVLGRQMGAPLSGGRYEVCATPPAPSALMFNHMEHWKRVRQKWKEASGRNQLRYSESIKVLKEMYER, from the exons atgctgcccatgaAGATCAAAACTGAgaagccag ATGTGGAGGCGGTCAGCGCCAGGAGCAGGCTGGAAGCGGTCCTGCAGGGCCTGGTGGAGAAGAGTGACAGCGAGAG GGAGCAGAACGAGGAGGACTCTGGGAAGATGGGAGCAGACTCGCTGAGCAA GGACCTGTCTCCGTCCTCCGCGGGGAAACG GCCCTCCTCGCGCCTCCCGCAGCACCGCCGCAAGAAGAGGAAGGAGATGGACGACGGGCTGGCGGAGAGCAGCCAGCACAAACCCA ACACCTACATCATCAAGCTGTTCGACCGCAGCGTGGACCTGGCCCAGTTCACCAGCAGCACCCCACTGTACCCCATCTGCCGCGCCTGGATGAGGAACAACCCCTCGGTCCGTGAGAGAGCGGGGTCCCCCAGCCCCCCACCCAGCCTGGTGGAGGAAGAG GTGGCGGACATGCTGAACGGAACCGGGACCAACGTGTACCGCCTGCCCCCGCCCACGCCCTGCGCCGTCGCCGCCCACAGAGAGCCCATCAGCCTGCGCATCCCGCCGATAGAGAAGGCCCCCGTCAGCGAGGTGAGCCCCGCAGTCCTGGGGCGCCAGATGGGAGCCCCGCTCTCTGGGGGGAGGTACGAG GTCTGTGCCACGCCCCCCGCGCCCTCGGCCCTGATGTTCAACCACATGGAGCACTGGAAGAGAGTCCGGCAGAA GTGGAAGGAAGCTTCCGGAAGGAACCAGCTCCGCTACAGCGAGAGCATCAAGGTCCTGAAGGAGATGTACGAGCGTTAG